Proteins found in one Asterias rubens chromosome 12, eAstRub1.3, whole genome shotgun sequence genomic segment:
- the LOC117297660 gene encoding histidine-rich glycoprotein-like has translation MRSISVVVSPSPWRHLHHHGDTYITMAVPPSPWRYLNHHGDTSITMETPPSPWLYLHHHGDTYITMETPTSPWLYLHHHGGTSITMETPPSPWRHLHHHGCTSITMETPTSPWRYLHHHGCTSITMEIPQTPWLYLHHHGDTSNTMAVPPSPWRYLHHHGDTSITMEVRQSPWLYLHHHGDTYITMETPTSPWRHLHHHVDMQSP, from the coding sequence ATGAGAAGCATCTCGGTGGTTGTGTCTCCGTCACCATGGAGACACCTACATCACCATGGAGACACCTACATCACCATGGCTGTACCTCCTTCACCATGGAGGTACCTCAATCACCATGGAGACACCTCCATCACCATGGAGACACCTCCATCACCATGGCTGTACCTCCATCACCATGGAGACACCTACATCACCATGGAGACACCTACATCACCATGGCTGTACCTCCATCACCATGGAGGTACCTCAATCACCATGGAGACACCTCCATCACCATGGAGACACCTCCATCACCATGGCTGTACCTCCATCACCATGGAGACACCTACATCaccatggaggtacctccatcACCATGGCTGTACCTCCATCACCATGGAGATACCTCAAACACCATGGCTGTACCTCCATCACCATGGAGATACCTCCAACACCATGGCTGTACCTCCATCACCATGGAGATACCTACATCACCATGGAGACACCTCCATCACCATGGAGGTACGTCAATCACCATGGCTGTACCTCCATCACCATGGAGACACCTACATCACCATGGAGACACCTACATCACCATGGAGACACCTACATCACCATGTAGATATGCAATCACCATGA